One segment of Leptodactylus fuscus isolate aLepFus1 chromosome 7, aLepFus1.hap2, whole genome shotgun sequence DNA contains the following:
- the CHST14 gene encoding carbohydrate sulfotransferase 14 isoform X2: protein MFPRPLYQLPQSYQMGPDSQNHRAPLTLRRIPSHPLSRPRGHSTLLPSMLMFGVIVASSGLLLMIERGILAQVKTPPPRRDVAWRTRLEADGGDDLELQILRDVRNRTISRLCGHMPRTVWALPPGQRRTLLKHIIVNDKYKFLYCYVPKVACSNWKRVLKVLDGSLPSVDTKLKMDHKSDLVFLADLSADEIRYRLQHYYKFLFVREPMERLLSAYRNKFGEIKEYQQRYGMEIVRRYRKNPAASKGDDVTFSEFLQYLQDEDVEKMNEHWMPIYNLCQPCAVPYDFIGSYERLQEDAHHVLDTIGAPNHIHFPERQAWYKPVTKETMQYLLCNTPQGLIRELLPKYILDYSLFAYSLPNITENYCRQ, encoded by the exons ATGTTCCCGCGGCCGCTCTACCAGCTCCCCCAAAGCTACCAGATGGGGCCGGACAGCCAGAACCACAGAGCGCCCCTCACCCTGAGACGGATCCCCTCTCACCCCCTGTCCCGGCCCCGGGGCCACAGCACCCTGCTGCCCTCCATGCTGATGTTCGGAGTGATCGTGGCGTCCAGcgggctgctgctgatgatagaGAGGGGGATTCTGGCCCAAGTGAAGACCCCTCCTCCCCGCAGGGACGTGGCGTGGCGGACACGGCTGGAGGCCGATGGGGGAGACGACTTGGAGCTGCAGATCCTCCGCGATGTCAGGAACCGAACCATCAGCCGGCTGTGCGGCCACATGCCCCGGACTGTGTGGGCTCTGCCCCCCGGCCAGCGCCGGACCCTGCTCAAGCACATCATCGTCAATGACAAGTACAAGTTCCTGTACTGCTACGTGCCCAAGGTGGCCTGCTCCAACTGGAAGAGGGTGCTGAAGGTGCTGGACGGCAGCCTGCCCAGCGTGGACACCAAGCTCAAGATGGACCACAAGAGCGACCTGGTCTTCCTAGCCGACCTGTCGGCCGATGAGATCCGGTACCGCCTGCAGCATTACTACAAGTTCCTCTTTGTCCGCGAGCCCATGGAGCGGCTTCTGTCCGCGTACCGCAACAAGTTCGGGGAGATCAAGGAATACCAGCAGCGGTACGGGATGGAGATCGTGCGGCGGTACCGCAAGAACCCGGCCGCCTCCAAGGGCGATGACGTCACCTTCTCCGAGTTCCTGCAATATCTGCAGGACGAGGATGTGGAGAAGATGAACGAGCACTGGATGCCCATCTATAACCTGTGCCAGCCCTGTGCCGTGCCCTATGACTTCATAGGCAGCTATGAGAGGCTGCAGGAGGACGCGCACCATGTCCTGGACACCATCGGCGCCCCCAACCACATCCACTTCCCGGAGAGACAGGCCTGGTACAAGCCGGTGACTAAAGAGACCATGCAGTACCTGCTGTGCAACACCCCGCAGGGGCTGATCCGGGAGCTGCTGCCCAAATACATCCTGGACTACTCTCTGTTCGCCTACTCCCTGCCCAACATTACCGAGAACTACTGCAG GCAGTGA
- the CHST14 gene encoding carbohydrate sulfotransferase 14 isoform X1, producing MFPRPLYQLPQSYQMGPDSQNHRAPLTLRRIPSHPLSRPRGHSTLLPSMLMFGVIVASSGLLLMIERGILAQVKTPPPRRDVAWRTRLEADGGDDLELQILRDVRNRTISRLCGHMPRTVWALPPGQRRTLLKHIIVNDKYKFLYCYVPKVACSNWKRVLKVLDGSLPSVDTKLKMDHKSDLVFLADLSADEIRYRLQHYYKFLFVREPMERLLSAYRNKFGEIKEYQQRYGMEIVRRYRKNPAASKGDDVTFSEFLQYLQDEDVEKMNEHWMPIYNLCQPCAVPYDFIGSYERLQEDAHHVLDTIGAPNHIHFPERQAWYKPVTKETMQYLLCNTPQGLIRELLPKYILDYSLFAYSLPNITENYCRQ from the coding sequence ATGTTCCCGCGGCCGCTCTACCAGCTCCCCCAAAGCTACCAGATGGGGCCGGACAGCCAGAACCACAGAGCGCCCCTCACCCTGAGACGGATCCCCTCTCACCCCCTGTCCCGGCCCCGGGGCCACAGCACCCTGCTGCCCTCCATGCTGATGTTCGGAGTGATCGTGGCGTCCAGcgggctgctgctgatgatagaGAGGGGGATTCTGGCCCAAGTGAAGACCCCTCCTCCCCGCAGGGACGTGGCGTGGCGGACACGGCTGGAGGCCGATGGGGGAGACGACTTGGAGCTGCAGATCCTCCGCGATGTCAGGAACCGAACCATCAGCCGGCTGTGCGGCCACATGCCCCGGACTGTGTGGGCTCTGCCCCCCGGCCAGCGCCGGACCCTGCTCAAGCACATCATCGTCAATGACAAGTACAAGTTCCTGTACTGCTACGTGCCCAAGGTGGCCTGCTCCAACTGGAAGAGGGTGCTGAAGGTGCTGGACGGCAGCCTGCCCAGCGTGGACACCAAGCTCAAGATGGACCACAAGAGCGACCTGGTCTTCCTAGCCGACCTGTCGGCCGATGAGATCCGGTACCGCCTGCAGCATTACTACAAGTTCCTCTTTGTCCGCGAGCCCATGGAGCGGCTTCTGTCCGCGTACCGCAACAAGTTCGGGGAGATCAAGGAATACCAGCAGCGGTACGGGATGGAGATCGTGCGGCGGTACCGCAAGAACCCGGCCGCCTCCAAGGGCGATGACGTCACCTTCTCCGAGTTCCTGCAATATCTGCAGGACGAGGATGTGGAGAAGATGAACGAGCACTGGATGCCCATCTATAACCTGTGCCAGCCCTGTGCCGTGCCCTATGACTTCATAGGCAGCTATGAGAGGCTGCAGGAGGACGCGCACCATGTCCTGGACACCATCGGCGCCCCCAACCACATCCACTTCCCGGAGAGACAGGCCTGGTACAAGCCGGTGACTAAAGAGACCATGCAGTACCTGCTGTGCAACACCCCGCAGGGGCTGATCCGGGAGCTGCTGCCCAAATACATCCTGGACTACTCTCTGTTCGCCTACTCCCTGCCCAACATTACCGAGAACTACTGCAGGCAGTGA